The Natronoglycomyces albus genome has a segment encoding these proteins:
- a CDS encoding inorganic phosphate transporter has translation MDPLLISVILVVAVALLFAYTNGFHDAANAIATSISTRALTPRVALGMAAIGNFVGAYLGAKVAATVAEGLVSPQLGMAGLAIVMAGVLGSVAWNYLTWWKGWPISASHSLFGGVVGATLVGGGVVYWSGIWEKIVLPTIFSPLVGFALGFLFMLAVFWVFRNGTPRKLTVRFRQAQSVSAAAMAVGHGMQDAAKTMGIIVLALHVGGFQDSALEIPHWVYFASAAALAGGTYAGGWRIIRTLGRRIIDLRPPQGFAAETVASSVLYVNTWWLGAPISTTHTITAAIMGVGSTGGKRAVRWGVARTIVIAWILTFPAAAIVGALLFYPISWIML, from the coding sequence GTGGATCCCCTTCTCATCAGCGTGATCCTGGTGGTCGCGGTGGCGCTGTTGTTTGCCTACACCAATGGCTTCCACGACGCCGCCAACGCTATCGCGACCTCGATCTCGACTCGTGCCCTTACCCCCCGGGTAGCTCTGGGTATGGCCGCCATCGGCAACTTCGTTGGCGCATATCTGGGCGCTAAAGTCGCCGCGACTGTCGCCGAAGGGCTGGTTTCACCCCAACTGGGTATGGCTGGTCTGGCCATTGTCATGGCCGGCGTGCTCGGCTCTGTCGCCTGGAACTACTTGACGTGGTGGAAAGGCTGGCCCATCTCCGCCTCGCACTCCCTGTTCGGTGGCGTCGTCGGGGCGACCCTGGTCGGCGGCGGCGTCGTCTACTGGAGCGGTATTTGGGAAAAAATCGTCCTGCCCACGATTTTCTCGCCACTAGTTGGTTTTGCGCTCGGATTCCTCTTCATGCTGGCCGTGTTCTGGGTATTCCGCAACGGCACGCCGCGCAAGCTGACGGTTCGCTTTCGCCAGGCCCAATCCGTCTCGGCTGCGGCAATGGCGGTTGGTCACGGTATGCAGGACGCGGCCAAGACCATGGGCATCATCGTGCTGGCCTTGCACGTTGGTGGATTCCAGGACTCGGCTTTGGAAATCCCGCACTGGGTGTACTTCGCTTCGGCCGCCGCCCTGGCTGGCGGCACGTATGCCGGTGGCTGGCGCATCATACGCACCCTGGGTCGCCGCATCATCGACTTGCGTCCTCCCCAGGGCTTCGCCGCCGAGACCGTGGCCTCCTCGGTGCTGTACGTCAACACGTGGTGGCTGGGCGCGCCCATCTCCACGACCCACACCATTACCGCCGCCATCATGGGCGTCGGTTCGACTGGCGGGAAGCGCGCGGTGCGCTGGGGCGTGGCACGCACGATCGTTATCGCCTGGATTCTCACATTCCCCGCTGCGGCGATAGTCGGAGCCCTGCTGTTTTACCCGATCAGCTGGATCATGCTTTAG
- a CDS encoding thiolase family protein, producing MDVYLADAARTPFGRRGGVVARLHVAQLAAIPLQQLLLRNPLLADVDHTEIYLGADITAESGPNLARSAALISGLSEHFPAITIDRRESSGLDALILAARAVRLEDSHSAVAAAVGSASRVGFQLNTPDTAYPTHLRLFPSGSEEHVGQLLPSAWRHGPGWFAQLAAYQYDIDRAAQDGWALHSHSLAHQAWQDGIPQDHMSVVDGHCSDECILTEIDSRTMGAQPPLFTTDGTITVGNSAVDADGAAALLVSSFPGPDPMARFIGGETVGVAPNEYPLASAAAIRKVLARHNLKASDIAAWEIEERYAAATLVCLAQMPELGKKLVNTAGSTISYGHAGPASALRSLINLCTVLRRRGGGYGVAATNVAAGQGMAVIVRVDG from the coding sequence ATGGACGTCTATCTGGCAGATGCGGCGCGGACGCCCTTTGGGCGTCGCGGAGGCGTCGTAGCGCGTCTGCATGTGGCCCAGCTAGCCGCCATTCCGCTGCAACAGTTGCTGTTGCGAAACCCCTTGTTGGCTGACGTCGACCACACCGAGATCTACCTTGGCGCAGACATCACGGCCGAGTCGGGTCCCAACCTGGCGCGGTCGGCGGCCCTGATCTCCGGTCTCAGCGAGCACTTCCCGGCCATCACCATCGACCGCCGCGAATCCTCTGGCCTTGATGCCCTGATCCTGGCAGCCCGGGCGGTGCGTCTCGAAGACTCTCACTCGGCTGTGGCCGCAGCAGTGGGTTCGGCATCCCGCGTCGGGTTCCAACTCAACACCCCCGACACCGCCTACCCCACTCACCTGCGACTCTTCCCTTCCGGCAGCGAAGAACACGTCGGCCAGCTCCTGCCCTCAGCGTGGCGGCACGGCCCAGGTTGGTTCGCGCAATTGGCCGCCTATCAGTACGACATCGATCGGGCGGCGCAGGACGGATGGGCCCTACACAGCCATTCGCTGGCGCACCAGGCTTGGCAAGATGGCATTCCGCAAGACCACATGTCCGTGGTCGATGGGCATTGCAGTGACGAATGCATTCTCACCGAAATCGATAGTCGGACCATGGGCGCCCAGCCGCCCTTGTTCACCACCGATGGGACCATCACTGTGGGAAACTCCGCGGTTGACGCCGATGGGGCGGCGGCGTTGCTGGTTAGCTCGTTTCCTGGTCCGGATCCGATGGCGCGGTTCATTGGCGGCGAGACTGTCGGTGTGGCGCCCAACGAATACCCCTTGGCCTCTGCCGCGGCCATCCGTAAAGTTCTGGCCCGCCATAACCTCAAAGCCTCCGACATCGCAGCCTGGGAGATCGAGGAACGCTATGCGGCTGCTACGCTCGTCTGCCTGGCACAGATGCCTGAGCTGGGAAAGAAACTCGTCAATACGGCGGGGAGCACCATTAGCTACGGCCATGCCGGGCCGGCATCTGCTCTCCGCTCCCTCATTAACCTGTGCACGGTGCTGCGCCGTCGCGGCGGCGGCTATGGCGTGGCGGCGACCAACGTCGCGGCGGGACAAGGAATGGCGGTGATAGTCCGTGTCGATGGCTAG
- a CDS encoding ATP-dependent DNA helicase has product MSLASDLLEAAVSATPGGQAREGQITMTEAVADAITNERHLLVQAGTGTGKSLAYLCAALASGRTVVVSTATLALQHQLVTVDLPRLVEAVQPVMGRRPTFALLKGRHHYVCRHKMSVDEEDGEAEALPEMSKQRFTGGNSYAAQVARLYDWANDTDTGDRDDLDPGVSDWAWRQVSVNSRECVGASNCGQGADCFAETAKQRAHAADIIVTNHALLSIDMMKGREILPQHSVVIVDEAHELADRVTSAAAADLSPAQLTWLAQRSRKKLGVDISEKFQDASRALADALDATGTERLVELPAPVSAALGLIDSACAEATTILAGSGEKDKGDLAAAQLREAMTAARETAGRLQSPGPTDVVWKDSNPRNPQLSVAPFAVAGLLTEQLYPDRVVVATSATLTLGGTFDTVARSLGLDPARHAADEDVLDYDTLDVGSPFNYPKQGILYVASHLPRPRASGLADDAAKELRRLVEAIGGRTLGLFSSRKAAESAADLLREHTDLPILLQGEETLAALVKRFRSEPQTCLLGVMSLWQGVDVPGDACQLVVIDRIPFPRPNEPLTAARNDAAEAAGKSGFAEVSVPHAAVRLAQGAGRLIRRVDDKGVVAILDSRLHTARSYGPFLRRSLPELWYTTDADKVAGALGRLGANPVS; this is encoded by the coding sequence GTGTCCCTCGCAAGCGATCTTCTCGAAGCCGCCGTCTCCGCGACCCCAGGTGGGCAGGCCAGAGAAGGCCAGATCACGATGACCGAGGCCGTCGCCGACGCGATCACCAACGAGCGGCATTTGCTGGTACAGGCCGGGACCGGCACCGGGAAATCCTTGGCGTATTTGTGCGCGGCATTGGCCTCGGGCCGAACGGTCGTCGTCTCCACCGCGACCCTTGCCCTGCAACACCAGTTGGTCACCGTTGACCTGCCGCGCCTGGTGGAGGCGGTGCAGCCGGTGATGGGGAGACGCCCCACTTTCGCGCTTCTGAAGGGACGGCATCATTACGTGTGCCGTCACAAGATGTCCGTCGACGAAGAAGACGGCGAGGCCGAAGCCCTGCCGGAGATGTCAAAGCAACGCTTCACCGGTGGCAATTCCTATGCCGCGCAAGTGGCCCGCCTGTACGACTGGGCCAACGACACCGACACTGGGGATCGAGACGACCTCGACCCGGGCGTGAGCGACTGGGCTTGGCGGCAAGTGTCAGTCAATTCCCGCGAATGCGTCGGCGCCAGTAACTGCGGGCAAGGCGCTGACTGTTTCGCCGAGACGGCCAAACAGCGCGCGCACGCCGCGGACATCATCGTCACCAACCACGCCCTATTGTCCATCGACATGATGAAGGGCCGCGAGATCCTGCCGCAGCATTCGGTCGTGATCGTGGACGAGGCCCATGAACTGGCCGACCGCGTCACCTCCGCGGCCGCCGCCGACCTTTCACCGGCCCAGCTGACGTGGTTGGCGCAGCGCAGCCGTAAAAAACTGGGCGTCGACATTTCTGAGAAGTTCCAGGACGCCTCACGGGCGCTGGCAGATGCGCTCGACGCGACGGGAACCGAGCGACTGGTCGAGCTGCCTGCTCCGGTCAGCGCGGCTTTGGGTTTGATCGATTCGGCGTGTGCCGAGGCGACGACGATCTTGGCCGGTTCGGGGGAGAAGGACAAAGGCGATTTGGCGGCCGCGCAGCTGCGCGAGGCGATGACGGCGGCGCGGGAGACGGCCGGTCGGCTTCAGTCGCCGGGCCCCACCGACGTGGTGTGGAAGGACTCCAATCCGCGCAACCCGCAGTTGTCGGTAGCCCCATTCGCGGTGGCGGGTTTGTTGACCGAGCAGCTGTACCCGGACCGGGTGGTGGTGGCGACGTCGGCGACGTTGACCTTGGGAGGGACCTTCGACACGGTGGCGAGGTCGCTGGGGCTTGACCCGGCTCGACACGCGGCGGATGAGGACGTCCTCGACTACGACACGTTGGATGTGGGTAGCCCGTTTAACTACCCTAAACAGGGAATTCTCTACGTGGCGTCGCATCTACCGCGTCCACGGGCCTCGGGTTTGGCCGACGATGCGGCCAAGGAACTGCGCCGCCTGGTCGAGGCCATTGGTGGACGGACGTTGGGTCTGTTCTCCTCTCGCAAGGCCGCCGAGTCCGCCGCGGATTTGCTGCGTGAGCACACGGATTTGCCGATCTTGTTGCAGGGGGAGGAGACCCTTGCCGCGTTGGTGAAACGATTCCGCAGTGAGCCGCAGACGTGTCTGCTGGGGGTTATGAGCCTGTGGCAGGGCGTGGACGTGCCGGGCGATGCCTGTCAGCTGGTGGTGATTGACCGGATTCCGTTTCCGCGCCCGAATGAGCCTTTGACCGCTGCCCGCAACGACGCGGCTGAGGCGGCGGGGAAGTCTGGCTTCGCTGAGGTGAGTGTGCCGCATGCGGCGGTGCGTCTCGCGCAAGGAGCGGGCCGGCTCATTCGCCGAGTCGACGACAAGGGCGTAGTGGCGATCCTGGATTCCCGCCTGCACACGGCGCGGTCCTATGGCCCGTTCTTGCGGCGCTCGCTGCCTGAGTTGTGGTACACCACCGATGCGGACAAGGTGGCGGGGGCCTTGGGGCGTCTGGGAGCGAACCCAGTGTCGTGA
- a CDS encoding DUF47 domain-containing protein, giving the protein MRFSLKPQDDAFYSFFTQAAENIQRGVKILEELGDDDADHQSISERLVDVEHDNDKLTHQLFQKINSSFVTPMDRQDMVRLASCLDDVLDYIEAAANLIYLYGLSELPAIPREMLEIVAVLSQQADATAEAMPKLKGLDERMKDYWIECNRLENDGDRNYRMCVVRLYSGEYDPLTVMKLKEVADMLEKACDGFENIANVIETIYVKES; this is encoded by the coding sequence GTGCGGTTTTCATTGAAACCTCAGGACGATGCCTTCTATTCTTTTTTCACGCAAGCGGCTGAGAACATTCAGCGCGGAGTGAAGATTCTAGAAGAGCTCGGTGACGACGATGCCGATCACCAGTCCATTTCTGAGCGACTCGTTGACGTCGAGCATGACAACGACAAGCTCACCCACCAGCTGTTTCAAAAGATCAATTCATCGTTCGTCACGCCCATGGACCGTCAGGACATGGTGCGTTTGGCTAGCTGCCTGGACGATGTGCTCGACTACATCGAGGCCGCCGCTAACCTCATCTACCTCTACGGACTCTCCGAATTGCCCGCGATCCCCCGCGAAATGCTGGAAATCGTAGCCGTTTTGTCGCAGCAGGCCGATGCCACCGCCGAGGCTATGCCCAAACTTAAGGGCCTCGACGAGCGCATGAAGGACTACTGGATCGAATGCAACCGGTTGGAGAACGACGGGGACCGCAACTACCGCATGTGCGTTGTGCGTCTTTACTCTGGCGAATACGACCCGTTGACGGTTATGAAGCTCAAAGAGGTCGCCGACATGCTCGAGAAGGCCTGTGACGGGTTTGAGAACATCGCCAACGTCATCGAGACCATCTACGTGAAGGAATCCTAG
- a CDS encoding NUDIX hydrolase, protein MARHFGRLNLRQLDPKRLESARTFYKNGASPAPLRRAATCVLLREAPLRVYLIRRAATMRFAGGLFAFPGGGLEPQDADVASCGIREVMEETGAHVALQRAWSRWQTPEFEPVRFDTWFYMATLSEGYQPRAASSECEFATWIGPEQALSRYGEQMMLPTASTLLELSRFTTVGEIFAAAEQRDMTPILPRVVLDASVPEFVLPGEPNYPTEVRA, encoded by the coding sequence ATGGCTAGGCATTTCGGGAGACTAAACCTGCGCCAGCTGGATCCCAAACGACTGGAGAGCGCCCGAACCTTCTACAAGAATGGTGCCTCCCCCGCCCCTTTGCGCCGGGCAGCCACGTGCGTGCTGCTGCGGGAAGCCCCCTTGCGTGTCTACTTGATTCGCCGCGCTGCCACCATGAGATTCGCCGGGGGTCTGTTTGCGTTCCCCGGCGGAGGTCTCGAACCCCAAGACGCGGACGTGGCCAGTTGCGGTATCCGCGAAGTCATGGAGGAGACCGGCGCTCATGTGGCCTTGCAACGGGCCTGGTCGCGCTGGCAGACTCCGGAATTTGAGCCGGTGCGGTTCGATACTTGGTTTTATATGGCGACGTTGTCGGAGGGTTATCAGCCGCGCGCGGCCTCGAGCGAATGCGAGTTCGCGACCTGGATCGGTCCCGAACAAGCCTTGAGCCGTTACGGCGAACAGATGATGCTGCCGACGGCCTCGACGTTGCTGGAGCTGTCGCGCTTCACCACGGTCGGCGAAATTTTCGCCGCCGCCGAACAGCGCGATATGACGCCGATCCTGCCACGGGTGGTGCTGGACGCCTCAGTGCCGGAGTTCGTCTTGCCGGGCGAACCGAACTATCCGACCGAGGTACGAGCCTAG